A genomic region of Raphanus sativus cultivar WK10039 chromosome 6, ASM80110v3, whole genome shotgun sequence contains the following coding sequences:
- the LOC108806420 gene encoding chlorophyll a-b binding protein CP29.3, chloroplastic, protein MATTTAAAASGIFGIRIQDPSSGAGRVQAKFNFSFGKKKAAPPPKKTKQVQNEGDRLVWFPGANPPEWLDGSMIGDRGFDPFGLGKPAEYLQYDFDGLDQNLAKNVAGEILGVRQESKEINPTPFQPYTEVFGIERFRECELIHGRWAMLGVLGALAVEGLTGIAWQDAGKVELVEGSSYLGQPLPFSLTTLIWIEVLVVGYIEFQRNAELDPEKRIYPGGYFDPLGLAADPAKLDTLKLAEIKHSRLAMIAFLIFSLQAAFTGKGPISFLATFSS, encoded by the exons atgGCTACCACCACTGCAGCTGCAGCCTCTGGTATCTTTGGAATCCGGATCCAAGATCCAAGTTCCGGAGCCGGTAGAGTCCAAGCCAAGTTCAATTTCAGCTTCGGGAAAAAGAAAGCAGCTCCACCTCCGAAGAAAACCAAACAGGTCCAAAACGAAGGAGACCGACTAGTTTGGTTCCCCGGCGCAAACCCGCCGGAATGGCTAGACGGATcgatgatcggagaccgtggattCGACCCCTTCGGTTTAGGTAAACCGGCTGAGTATCTTCAGTACGATTTCGACGGGCTTGATCAAAACCTCGCGAAGAACGTGGCGGGTGAAATCCTTGGGGTCAGGCAGGAATCGAAGGAGATCAATCCGACGCCGTTTCAGCCATACACTGAAGTGTTCGGGATCGAACGTTTCAGAGAATGCGAGCTTATCCATGGAAGGTGGGCCATGCTTGGTGTTCTTGGGGCTCTTGCCGTCGAAGGTCTCACCGGCATCGCCTGGCAAGACGCCGGAAAG GTGGAACTGGTGGAAGGTTCGTCGTATTTGGGACAGCCATTGCCGTTTTCCTTGACGACATTGATATGGATCGAGGTGTTAGTGGTTGGTTACATCGAGTTCCAGCGTAACGCTGAGCTGGATCCGGAGAAACGTATTTACCCGGGTGGGTATTTTGACCCGTTAGGACTCGCGGCTGACCCAGCGAAGTTGGATACCTTGAAGCTGGCTGAGATCAAACACTCACGTCTCGCCATGATCGCATTCCTCATCTTTTCACTTCAGGCGGCCTTTACCGGCAAAGGCCCCATCAGCTTCCTCGCTACTTTTAGCAGCTAA